In Helianthus annuus cultivar XRQ/B chromosome 3, HanXRQr2.0-SUNRISE, whole genome shotgun sequence, a single window of DNA contains:
- the LOC110929366 gene encoding L-type lectin-domain containing receptor kinase IX.1: MGILAFFLLILIPYADSISFSMPNISRNYEGRFTFEGGAYISDDGIQVTTENNSSRVTGQVTYTERLHLWDKSSRELASFSTNFSFVKIFDQNDLYRPDDGFIFFLAQNSSVIHGANDSNAQFVWVEFDPYCNPWESSSECDHVGINVNSRASVRNLPWEYDMSSRRECQAWIRYDSASQNLSVSFTGFQNNTVFQQDGLVYTVDLRDALPEWVVFGFSAAAGELFDKNTVKSWMFNSSTLQVDENNGSANKLGLVVGLVAGILVLIMLFGILAFILWWKKKKVGNKVGELGFSMSMNHEFEISPIGPRKFSYLELARATDNFAEKEKLGEGSFGGVYKGMLKDLSTYVAVKRVSKTSKQGIKEYASEVRIISRLRHKNLVQLNGWCHEKGELLLVYEYMENGSLDSHLFKAKSLLAWETRYQIVIGLASAILYLHEEWEQCVLHRDIKSSNVMLDSNFNAKLGDFGLAKFVDHEKGSQTTILAGTLGYMAPECITTGKASKESDVFSFGVVALEIVCGRKSIDYKGQEKHTWLPEWIWELYGDGTFLEAVDPRLGLEFDEDEVKRMMIVGLWCVHPDSKLRPSIRQVIQVLNSEASLPVLPINMPVASYFTTGMPSLFGGSNVDLSTSSSYLDGR, translated from the coding sequence ATGGGCATCTTAGCATTCTTCCTTCTTATCTTAATCCCTTATGCTGATTCCATTTCTTTCAGTATGCCAAACATTAGTCGAAATTACGAGGGCAGGTTCACATTTGAAGGTGGAGCTTATATCTCTGATGATGGGATTCAGGTGACCACAGAAAACAACAGTAGCAGGGTCACTGGTCAGGTAACATACACGGAACGGCTTCATCTTTGGGACAAGAGCTCGCGTGAGCTAGCCAGCTTCTCTACCAACTTCTCATTTGTAAAAATATTTGACCAGAATGACCTTTATCGTCCAGATGATGGCTTCATATTCTTCCTTGCTCAGAATAGTTCGGTGATACATGGTGCCAATGATAGCAACGCTCAATTTGTTTGGGTGGAGTTTGATCCGTATTGCAACCCTTGGGAGAGTAGTTCCGAATGTGATCATGTAGGTATCAACGTTAACTCTCGTGCTTCTGTAAGGAATCTACCATGGGAATATGACATGTCAAGTAGAAGAGAGTGTCAAGCTTGGATAAGATATGATTCAGCATCTCAAAACCTTAGTGTTTCCTTCACTGGTTTTCAGAACAATACAGTGTTTCAACAAGATGGTTTAGTTTACACCGTTGATCTCCGGGATGCGTTGCCTGAATGGGTTGTTTTCGGGTTTTCAGCTGCAGCTGGTGAGCTGTTTGATAAAAACACTGTAAAATCTTGGATGTTTAATAGTTCTACTTTACAAGTTGATGAAAACAACGGGTCAGCAAACAAGCTCGGGCTTGTGGTGGGATTAGTAGCTGGGATATTGGTTCTAATCATGCTTTTTGGTATACTTGCATTCATCTTGTGGTGGAAGAAGAAAAAGGTTGGTAATAAAGTGGGGGAACTTGGATTTTCTATGTCGATGAACCATGAATTTGAAATCAGCCCCATTGGGCCAAGAAAATTCTCTTACCTTGAATTAGCTCGAGCAACTGATAACTTTGCAGAGAAAGAGAAGCTAGGTGAGGGAAGTTTTGGAGGAGTCTACAAAGGGATGTTAAAGGATTTGAGCACATATGTAGCTGTCAAAAGGGTATCAAAGACATCCAAACAGGGAATCAAAGAGTATGCATCGGAAGTCAGAATCATCAGTCGGTTGAGGCACAAAAATCTTGTGCAACTCAACGGTTGGTGCCACGAGAAAGGTGAACTTCTGCTTGTGTACGAGTATATGGAAAATGGAAGCTTAGATTCACATCTTTTCAAGGCAAAGAGCTTGTTGGCATGGGAGACAAGGTACCAAATTGTGATTGGGTTAGCTTCTGCTATACTGTATTTACATGAAGAATGGGAGCAATGTGTTTTGCATAGAGATATTAAATCGAGTAATGTGATGTTAGACTCAAATTTTAATGCTAAGCTTGGTGATTTTGGGTTAGCTAAGTTTGTTGACCATGAAAAAGGTTCTCAAACAACGATTTTGGCTGGAACCTTGGGGTATATGGCTCCTGAATGTATCACCACAGGCAAGGCAAGTAAAGAATCAGATGTGTTTAGCTTTGGGGTTGTTGCATTAGAAATAGTATGTGGGAGAAAATCTATTGACTACAAGGGTCAAGAAAAGCACACATGGTTACCAGAATGGATTTGGGAGCTCTATGGTGATGGTACTTTTTTGGAAGCAGTGGATCCACGTCTAGGGTTAGAATTTGATGAAGATGAAGTCAAACGTATGATGATCGTTGGGTTATGGTGCGTACATCCTGACTCAAAACTTCGACCATCAATAAGACAAGTGATTCAAGTACTGAACTCCGAAGCATCCCTCCCTGTACTCCCTATAAATATGCCTGTGGCGTCTTACTTCACAACAGGCATGCCATCTTTATTTGGTGGCTCTAATGTAGATTTGtcaacatcttcgtcttatttaGATGGTCGTTAA
- the LOC110929363 gene encoding L-type lectin-domain containing receptor kinase IX.1 produces MKFIITFFVLVSIPYITSLSFNFTFTGPRSRNPEIVIERNGTYISKDGIHLTEDQIDATQSQKTGRVTYIRELLLWDNKSNVSSFSTNFTFVIDSNRSAEYGYGLTFFLAQNNSELIPRGSMGLPMTPSGSTNRPRFVAVEFDTFWDIWDPNDTSNTPMRDHVGLNVNSLESVKSQKWFSNVTGGGVCEAWIRYDSGSNNFNVSFTGYQNNIVVRQEGFTHNVDLSNELPDRVIFGFSAATGPRFQKNILRSWSFDSWYLDPNPDPEDGKKNRVGLIVGLSVTVPFVVILLVVLWRWKRTKRREDEDEAEAEDEGELDIEMNKDFEMGSGPKRFSYHELAESTGDFALQEKLGEGGFGGVYRGFLRESRTYIAVKRMSKTSKQGIKQYASEVRIISRLRHKNLVQLIGWCHEKRELLLVYEYMENRSLDTHLFKLKSLLAWGTRYKIAHGLASALLYLHEEWEQCVLHRDIKPSNVMLDSNFNAKLGDFGLAKLVDHDKGVQTTMLAGTLGYMAPECVVTGKASKESDVFSFGVVALEIACGRKPIDYNAQESQQRLVEWVWELYGTGKLLDAVDPRLGSDFEEEEIKQLMIIGLWCQHPDLKLRPTMRQVIQVLNSEASLPVLSSKMPVASYSTPSMPLLFGVASLAQNQSPEQ; encoded by the exons ATGAAATTCATCATCACCTTCTTTGTTCTAGTCTCCATCCCATACATAACCTCACTTTCATTCAATTTTACATTCACCGGTCCCCGGAGTCGAAACCCTGAAATAGTTATTGAACGTAATGGAACTTACATCTCCAAAGATGGAATCCACTTGACCGAAGATCAGATTGACGCAACCCAGAGCCAGAAAACCGGACGAGTGACATACATCAGGGAACTTCTTCTTTGGGACAATAAATCTAACGTATCAAGCTTTTCTACCAATTTTACCTTTGTGATTGATTCAAACAGGTCCGCAGAATACGGTTATGGCCTCACATTCTTTCTTGCTCAGAATAATTCTGAGCTTATACCTAGAGGATCCATGGGGCTTCCAATGACTCCATCAGGCAGTACCAACAGGCCTCGGTTTGTTGCTGTAGAGTTTGATACTTTCTGGGACATTTGGGACCCGAATGACACTAGCAACACTCCCATGCGTGATCATGTAGGTCTCAACGTTAACTCTCTTGAATCCGTGAAGTCCCAGAAATGGTTTAGCAATGTAACTGGTGGAGGGGTATGTGAAGCTTGGATCAGGTATGATTCGGGTTCGAATAATTTTAATGTTTCTTTCACCGGTTATCAAAACAATATAGTCGTACGTCAAGAGGGATTTACACACAACGTTGATCTAAGTAATGAGTTGCCTGACCGGGTAATTTTCGGGTTTTCAGCAGCAACAGGACCTCGGTTCCAGAAAAATATCTTGAGATCTTGGAGCTTCGATAGTTGGTATTTAGACCCGAATCCTGATCCAGAGGATGGGAAAAAGAACAGGGTGGGACTAATAGTTGGATTATCGGTTACAGTTCCTTTCGTGGTTATACTTTTGGTTGTTTTATGGAGGTGGAAGAGGACAAAAAGGagggaagatgaagatgaagctgaagctgaagatgAAGGTGAACTTGATATTGAGATGAATAAGGATTTCGAAATGGGTAGCGGGCCAAAAAGATTTTCGTACCATGAATTAGCGGAATCAACTGGTGACTTTGCTTTGCAGGAGAAGCTCGGGGAGGGAGGTTTTGGTGGTGTTTACAGGGGATTCTTGAGAGAATCAAGAACTTACATTGCGGTGAAAAGGATGTCGAAAACTTCCAAACAAGGGATCAAGCAGTATGCATCGGAAGTCAGGATTATTAGCCGACTAAGGCACAAAAACCTTGTGCAACTCATTGGTTGGTGCCATGAGAAACGTGAACTCCTGCTTGTTTACGAGTATATGGAAAATAGAAGCTTGGATACACATCTTTTCAAGTTAAAGAGCTTGTTGGCATGGGGGACAAGGTACAAGATTGCTCATGGGTTAGCTTCGGCTTTATTGTATCTACATGAAGAATGGGAGCAATGTGTTTTGCATAGAGATATCAAACCAAGTAACGTGATGCTGGATTCGAATTTCAACGCAAAGCTTGGTGATTTTGGGTTAGCTAAGCTTGTTGACCACGATAAAGGTGTACAGACAACCATGTTGGCTGGAACCTTGGGTTACATGGCTCCTGAATGTGTAGTAACCGGCAAAGCAAGCAAAGAATCAGATGTCTTTAGCTTTGGAGTTGTTGCATTGGAAATTGCTTGTGGGCGGAAACCCATCGATTACAATGCTCAAGAATCCCAACAACGTTTGGTAGAATGGGTATGGGAGCTATATGGTACTGGGAAACTTTTAGACGCGGTCGATCCGCGTCTAGGATCGGATTTTGAGGAGGAGGAAATCAAACAGTTGATGATCATTGGGTTGTGGTGCCAGCATCCTGACTTGAAGCTTCGACCAACAATGAGACAAGTGATTCAAGTATTGAACTCTGAAGCTTCCCTTCCTGTACTATCCTCAAAGATGCCTGTAGCGTCTTATTCGACGCCTTCCATGCCGTTGCTCTTTGGTGTCGCTTCTCTCGCCCAAAACCAATCG CCAGAGCAATGA